In Bradyrhizobium sp. CCBAU 051011, the following are encoded in one genomic region:
- a CDS encoding L,D-transpeptidase family protein: MRSFLIAVTALTLFASGAVQAKVAITVDKDNQQMTVAVDGVERYRWPVSSGLPSYETPNGSFRAFRMEEDHYSKEFDEAPMPHSIFFTKIGHAIHGTDSVNRLGSPASHGCVRLSRENAAKLFALVKEQGVLNTTVTLSGSSQVALARNPRQRGNTAVARRAPLPQYEQQYDSAAGDPVVITPQQQRVSPQARADDGYIYPADGTSTEARYPAPPSRRVYDTQAYQQQPQYYDNRGYAPAPQGYYYQPRQQYYQPRGLFGQN; this comes from the coding sequence ATGCGTTCCTTCCTCATTGCCGTCACCGCCCTGACGCTGTTCGCCTCGGGCGCCGTCCAAGCCAAGGTCGCCATCACAGTCGATAAGGACAACCAGCAGATGACCGTCGCCGTCGACGGCGTCGAGCGTTACCGCTGGCCGGTGTCATCGGGCCTTCCCTCCTACGAGACGCCGAACGGCAGCTTCCGCGCCTTCCGCATGGAGGAGGATCACTACTCCAAGGAATTCGACGAAGCGCCGATGCCACACTCGATCTTCTTCACGAAGATCGGCCACGCCATCCACGGCACGGATTCGGTCAACCGCCTCGGCTCACCCGCGTCGCATGGCTGCGTGCGGCTGTCGCGCGAGAATGCCGCCAAGCTCTTTGCGCTGGTCAAGGAGCAAGGCGTGCTCAACACCACAGTGACGCTGTCGGGTTCGTCCCAGGTCGCACTGGCGCGCAATCCGCGGCAGCGCGGCAATACGGCGGTCGCCCGCCGTGCGCCGCTGCCGCAATATGAACAGCAATACGATTCCGCCGCCGGCGATCCCGTCGTGATCACACCGCAACAGCAGCGCGTGTCGCCGCAGGCGCGGGCCGACGATGGCTACATCTATCCCGCCGATGGTACTTCGACCGAAGCGCGCTATCCCGCGCCCCCGAGCCGCCGCGTCTACGACACTCAGGCCTATCAGCAGCAGCCGCAATATTACGACAACCGCGGCTATGCACCGGCGCCGCAGGGCTACTATTACCAGCCGCGGCAACAGTACTATCAGCCGCGCGGGCTATTCGGTCAGAACTAG
- a CDS encoding alpha/beta fold hydrolase — MPTLVVWGEASHPAVGRANDLLGRCIPGADRATIAGAAHFMIATHPKPFADLVSCHVRESSLELATAAR; from the coding sequence GTGCCTACGCTGGTCGTTTGGGGAGAAGCCAGCCATCCGGCTGTGGGCCGGGCGAATGATCTGCTGGGCCGCTGTATCCCGGGCGCCGACCGCGCGACGATTGCCGGCGCGGCACATTTCATGATCGCGACGCACCCGAAGCCATTTGCGGACCTGGTCTCCTGCCACGTCAGGGAGTCCAGTCTCGAACTGGCCACTGCCGCGCGCTAG
- a CDS encoding YeeE/YedE family protein yields MANFTPVSAAIGGALIGLSAVLLMLSTGRIAGISGIFSGLLNLRGEDKGWRIAFVAGLILAPVIAGLIGYGMSPPKLPSNWIVIVVAGLLVGFGTRLGGGCTSGHGICGVARLSPRSVAATAIFMVMAIVTVAITHHVLGG; encoded by the coding sequence ATGGCCAATTTCACTCCCGTGTCGGCTGCGATCGGCGGCGCGCTGATCGGACTTTCCGCGGTCCTGTTGATGCTATCGACCGGGCGCATCGCCGGCATTAGCGGCATCTTCAGCGGCCTGTTGAATTTGCGCGGCGAGGACAAGGGCTGGCGCATCGCCTTTGTCGCCGGGCTCATTCTGGCGCCTGTCATCGCCGGCCTCATTGGTTACGGCATGTCGCCGCCGAAGCTGCCGTCGAACTGGATCGTCATTGTCGTGGCGGGGCTATTGGTCGGCTTCGGCACGCGACTCGGCGGTGGCTGCACGTCCGGTCACGGCATCTGCGGCGTAGCACGGCTGTCGCCGCGGTCCGTTGCCGCCACGGCCATCTTTATGGTGATGGCGATCGTTACCGTCGCCATCACCCATCATGTCTTGGGAGGCTGA
- a CDS encoding ABC transporter ATP-binding protein: MPTIISVSNLSKTYGSGFKALNGINLDIRRGEIFALLGPNGAGKTTLISIICGIANLSEGSVSVGGHDINKDYRAARSLIGLVPQELHTDSFETVWATVSFSRGLFGKPKNPVHIEKVLKDLSLWDKKDSKIITLSGGMKRRVMIAKALSHEPQILFLDEPTAGVDVELRKGMWDVVRALQASGVTIILTTHYIQEAEEMADRIGVINKGEIILVEDKAGLMQKLGKKHLKLYLQGKIDAIPASLAAYHLELSDDGRAVIYNYDTKGERTGITSLLSDLRDAGIRISDLDTSQSSLEDIFVSLVRAP; encoded by the coding sequence ATGCCCACCATCATATCCGTCTCAAATCTGTCAAAGACCTACGGCTCCGGTTTCAAGGCGCTGAATGGTATCAATCTCGACATCAGGCGCGGTGAAATCTTCGCGCTGCTCGGGCCGAATGGCGCCGGCAAGACCACGCTGATCAGCATCATCTGCGGCATCGCCAATTTGAGCGAGGGCAGCGTCAGTGTCGGAGGACATGACATCAACAAGGATTATCGCGCGGCGCGCTCGCTGATTGGCCTGGTGCCGCAGGAACTGCATACCGACTCCTTTGAAACCGTGTGGGCGACCGTCAGCTTCAGCCGCGGCCTGTTCGGCAAGCCGAAGAACCCGGTCCATATCGAAAAGGTGCTGAAGGACCTGTCGCTGTGGGACAAGAAGGACTCCAAGATCATCACGCTCTCCGGCGGCATGAAGCGCCGCGTGATGATCGCAAAGGCGCTCTCCCACGAGCCGCAGATCCTGTTCCTGGACGAGCCAACCGCGGGCGTCGACGTTGAGTTGCGCAAGGGCATGTGGGACGTGGTGCGCGCGCTCCAGGCCTCCGGCGTCACCATCATCCTGACCACGCATTACATCCAGGAGGCCGAGGAAATGGCCGACCGCATCGGCGTCATCAACAAGGGCGAGATTATCCTGGTCGAGGACAAGGCCGGGCTGATGCAGAAGCTCGGCAAGAAACATTTGAAGCTCTATCTGCAGGGCAAGATCGACGCGATCCCCGCCTCGCTTGCCGCCTACCACCTCGAACTGTCGGACGACGGCCGCGCCGTGATCTATAACTACGACACCAAGGGCGAGCGCACCGGGATTACCAGCCTCTTGAGCGACCTCCGCGACGCCGGCATCCGCATCTCGGACCTCGACACCAGCCAGTCTTCGCTCGAAGACATCTTCGTCAGCCTGGTGAGGGCACCATGA
- a CDS encoding spermidine synthase, whose product MTSSDLSVSADLPSERRNRLVLVVYTAAIFVSALLLFSVQPLFTKMVLPRLGGSPAVWSVAMVFFQSLLLGGYAYAHFLMQLRNRKLPVAVHLVLLAVAMLTLPLSIASGWGDPPTSGYALWLLGLFAVSIGLPFFALAANNPLLQAWFVRTGHPNGPDPYFLYASSNIGSFLALLSYPVLLEPMFTLRTQNLIWTGGYGLLILLIATSGVLLLRSPAKAAELNMPADDTDALAPSWLLRARWIFLAAVPSGLLIAVTAHISTDVAAAPLLWVLPLSLYLLTWVLVFQSRPLLPHKWMLLAQPLAIAGTVVLLAFGGEQNLLLTLGGHQFCFFVIAMACHGELARTRPAAKYLTGFYVALSFGGMVGGLFAGLIAPFTFSWVAEYPILLALAALCRPPGNERLSRWSQWYWPFLAALAVALLLPTWSTGKVFNWLEDHRVWMIGAVGVLAALLALGLNANRWKIFATVVVALVLLRAYPSDDGRVETVRSFFGVHKIVVTPNGQYHVLMHGTTIHGAEKFKNDDGTPVTGQPEPITYYHKDGGIGQAITAIRARKGSPLRVAVIGLGSGTLVCASEPGEEWKFFEIDQTMVDTARDPKYFTYIQVCEPNLEPVIGDARLTFAREPDGVYDLIIVDAYSSDAIPIHLATEEAMEIYKSKLAPQGAVVMHVSNRHLELSSVVVGIADANDLKSWVYSEDTGRDSEYIFSTSVVVSAREETDVGKLASSDQWALTEAEDDQRVWTDDYSNVLGAVWRRLRKGEE is encoded by the coding sequence ATGACTTCTTCCGATCTGTCCGTTTCAGCGGACCTGCCTTCCGAACGTCGGAACCGGCTGGTCCTGGTCGTCTACACCGCCGCGATCTTCGTCAGCGCGCTGCTGCTGTTTTCGGTGCAGCCCCTGTTCACCAAGATGGTATTGCCGCGGCTCGGGGGCTCGCCTGCGGTGTGGTCGGTGGCGATGGTGTTCTTCCAGTCGCTGCTGCTTGGCGGCTACGCCTATGCGCATTTCCTGATGCAACTCCGCAACCGCAAGCTTCCGGTGGCGGTCCATCTGGTGCTGCTCGCGGTTGCGATGCTGACGCTGCCGCTGTCGATCGCGAGCGGGTGGGGCGATCCGCCGACTTCAGGCTATGCGCTCTGGCTGCTCGGCCTGTTCGCGGTGTCAATCGGATTGCCGTTCTTTGCGCTCGCGGCCAACAACCCCTTGCTGCAGGCCTGGTTCGTCCGCACCGGACACCCCAACGGTCCCGATCCGTACTTCCTCTACGCTTCCTCGAATATCGGCAGTTTCCTGGCGCTGTTGTCCTATCCGGTGCTGCTGGAGCCGATGTTCACGCTACGCACGCAGAACCTGATCTGGACTGGCGGTTATGGCCTGTTGATCCTGCTGATCGCAACCAGCGGCGTGTTGCTGCTGCGCTCGCCGGCGAAGGCGGCGGAACTGAACATGCCGGCCGATGACACCGACGCGCTGGCGCCATCCTGGCTGCTGCGTGCACGCTGGATATTCCTCGCCGCCGTACCGTCGGGGCTGCTGATTGCGGTGACCGCGCATATTTCCACCGACGTCGCCGCGGCGCCGCTACTGTGGGTGTTGCCGCTATCGCTCTATCTGTTGACCTGGGTGCTGGTGTTCCAGTCGCGGCCGTTGCTGCCGCACAAATGGATGCTGCTGGCGCAGCCGCTGGCGATCGCCGGCACCGTGGTGCTGCTCGCCTTCGGCGGCGAGCAGAATCTGCTGCTGACACTCGGCGGGCATCAGTTCTGCTTCTTCGTCATTGCGATGGCCTGCCATGGCGAACTGGCGCGCACGCGCCCGGCGGCGAAATATCTCACCGGCTTCTATGTTGCTTTGTCGTTCGGTGGCATGGTCGGCGGCTTGTTCGCCGGCTTGATTGCGCCGTTCACCTTCTCATGGGTCGCGGAGTATCCGATCCTGCTGGCGTTGGCGGCGCTGTGCCGACCGCCCGGCAACGAACGCCTGTCGCGCTGGAGCCAATGGTACTGGCCATTCCTCGCCGCGCTGGCGGTGGCGCTGCTTCTGCCGACATGGTCGACCGGGAAAGTATTCAACTGGCTGGAAGATCATCGCGTCTGGATGATCGGCGCGGTCGGTGTGCTGGCGGCGCTGCTGGCGCTTGGCCTCAACGCCAACCGCTGGAAGATTTTTGCAACCGTTGTGGTCGCGCTGGTGCTGTTGCGCGCCTATCCGTCCGACGACGGGCGGGTGGAAACCGTGCGCAGCTTTTTCGGCGTCCACAAGATCGTGGTGACGCCGAACGGCCAGTATCACGTGCTGATGCATGGCACCACGATCCACGGCGCCGAGAAATTCAAGAACGACGATGGTACGCCGGTCACCGGCCAGCCGGAGCCGATCACCTACTACCACAAGGACGGCGGCATCGGTCAGGCGATCACCGCGATCCGCGCGCGCAAGGGCTCGCCGTTGCGCGTGGCGGTGATCGGGCTCGGCTCGGGCACGCTGGTCTGCGCGTCCGAACCCGGCGAGGAGTGGAAATTCTTCGAGATCGACCAGACCATGGTCGATACCGCCCGCGATCCGAAATATTTCACCTACATCCAGGTCTGCGAGCCGAATCTCGAACCCGTGATCGGCGATGCGCGGCTGACCTTCGCGCGCGAGCCCGACGGCGTTTATGATCTGATCATCGTCGACGCCTATTCGTCGGATGCGATTCCGATTCATCTGGCGACCGAAGAGGCAATGGAGATCTACAAGTCCAAGCTGGCGCCGCAGGGCGCGGTGGTGATGCACGTCTCCAATCGGCATCTGGAACTGTCGAGCGTGGTCGTCGGCATCGCCGATGCCAACGATCTGAAGAGCTGGGTCTACAGCGAGGATACCGGTCGCGACAGTGAATATATCTTCTCGACCTCGGTCGTGGTCTCGGCGCGGGAAGAGACCGATGTCGGCAAGCTCGCATCCTCCGACCAGTGGGCGCTCACCGAGGCCGAAGACGACCAGCGGGTCTGGACCGACGATTATTCCAATGTGCTGGGCGCGGTGTGGCGTCGGCTCAGAAAGGGCGAGGAATAG
- a CDS encoding DUF1328 domain-containing protein, which produces MLSWVVTFLIIALIAGVLGFGGIAGVSVEIAKAIFFIAVILFLISAVVGLVRGRSNV; this is translated from the coding sequence ATGCTGAGCTGGGTCGTAACGTTTCTGATCATCGCGTTGATCGCGGGTGTTCTGGGCTTCGGCGGCATCGCCGGCGTCTCCGTCGAAATCGCCAAGGCCATCTTCTTCATCGCCGTGATCCTGTTTCTGATCTCGGCCGTGGTCGGATTGGTGCGCGGACGTAGCAACGTCTAG
- a CDS encoding ABC transporter permease, with translation MNFRAIQAIYLFEMARTWRTLLQSIVSPVVSTSLYFVVFGAAIGSRITEVEGVSYGTFIVPGLVMLSVLTQSIANASFGIYFPKFVGTIYEILSAPVSYVEIVIGYVGAAATKSIILGLIILATAALFVPLHIHHPWWMLTFLVLTAVTFSLFGFIIGIWADGFEKLQMIPMLIVTPLTFLGGSFYSVNMLPSGWRTITLLNPVVYLISGFRWSFYEIADVSVALSLGMTLGFLAICMALVWWIFRTGYRLRN, from the coding sequence ATGAATTTCCGGGCGATCCAGGCAATCTATCTGTTCGAAATGGCGCGCACCTGGCGCACGCTGCTGCAGAGCATCGTCTCTCCGGTGGTTTCCACCTCGCTCTATTTCGTGGTGTTCGGCGCCGCGATCGGCTCGCGCATCACCGAGGTCGAGGGCGTCAGCTACGGCACCTTCATCGTCCCCGGGCTGGTGATGCTGTCGGTGCTGACGCAAAGCATCGCCAACGCCTCGTTCGGAATCTACTTTCCGAAATTTGTCGGCACTATTTATGAAATCCTCTCGGCACCGGTTTCCTATGTCGAGATCGTGATTGGCTATGTCGGCGCGGCCGCGACCAAATCCATCATCCTCGGCCTGATCATTCTGGCGACCGCCGCGCTGTTCGTGCCGCTGCACATCCATCACCCCTGGTGGATGCTGACCTTCCTGGTGCTGACCGCAGTGACCTTCAGCCTGTTCGGCTTCATCATCGGCATCTGGGCCGACGGTTTTGAAAAGCTGCAGATGATCCCGATGCTGATCGTGACGCCGCTGACATTTCTCGGCGGCAGCTTCTACTCGGTGAACATGCTGCCGTCGGGCTGGCGCACCATCACCCTGCTCAATCCGGTGGTCTACCTGATCTCGGGCTTCCGCTGGAGCTTTTACGAGATCGCCGACGTCAGTGTGGCCCTGAGCCTCGGCATGACGCTCGGCTTCCTCGCCATCTGCATGGCGCTGGTGTGGTGGATCTTCAGAACGGGCTACAGGTTGAGGAATTGA
- a CDS encoding DUF6691 family protein, whose product MWIIAPLLCGLVFGAGLLISGMVQPTKVLGFLDIFGAWDPSLLVVMVAALAVSVPGFRLADRGTRPWFAGQYFRPGKSGLDLPLVAGAAMFGIGWGLVGLCPGPALESLATLSPGVIVFVVAMAAGMIAHDAWQQSGLTAQRDRQLASATDG is encoded by the coding sequence ATGTGGATCATTGCTCCCCTGTTATGCGGCCTCGTGTTCGGTGCGGGCCTCCTGATATCCGGCATGGTGCAGCCGACCAAGGTGCTGGGCTTCCTGGATATCTTTGGCGCGTGGGATCCGAGCCTGCTCGTGGTGATGGTTGCGGCGCTTGCGGTCTCGGTGCCCGGCTTCCGGCTGGCCGATCGCGGCACGCGGCCCTGGTTTGCCGGACAATACTTCCGGCCGGGCAAATCGGGATTAGATCTGCCGCTGGTGGCGGGCGCTGCGATGTTCGGAATCGGCTGGGGCCTGGTCGGGTTATGCCCGGGACCGGCGCTGGAGAGCCTCGCGACATTGTCGCCCGGGGTCATCGTTTTCGTCGTCGCGATGGCAGCAGGGATGATTGCTCACGACGCCTGGCAACAGTCGGGGCTGACCGCGCAACGCGACCGGCAGCTTGCGAGCGCGACCGACGGCTGA
- a CDS encoding ATP-dependent helicase has product MTEPSKLPHHGVPEHQPVAGGIAARARAAAGPQYLNGLNPEQREAVETLDGPVLVLAGAGTGKTRVLTTRIAHILSQGRARPHEILSVTFTNKAAREMKLRLGQMLGQAVEGMPWLGTFHSIGGRILRFHAELVQLKSNFTVLDVDDQVRLLKQLLQAENIDDKRWPARMLAGLIDGWKNRGLTPSQVPSGEAAMFGNGKGGKLYATYQERLKILNAADFGDLLLENIRLFRENPDVLRQYQNRFKFILVDEYQDTNVAQYLWLRLLSQAPSRPGVPLSAIIPGALDSPVIPGRVEDANPESRGEEDSTRDSGSALSAHPGMTTAAAPTSPPKNICCVGDDDQSIYGWRGAEVDNILRFEHDFPGAKVIRLERNYRSTGHILAAASHLIAHNEGRLGKTLRTEDVDGEKVTVTGSWDSEEEARAIGEEIEELQRAGDNLNEVAILVRASFQMREFEDRFVTLGLPYRVIGGPRFYERAEIRDALAYLRVINSPADDLAFERIVNVPKRGLGDATVQLLHDHARKRRIPLFEAARAVVETDELKPKARGSLRELILQFDRWRAQREVTAHTELAEIVLDESGYTEMWQKDRSADAAGRLDNLKELVRSMEEFENLQGFLEHISLVMDRDGGAEDEAVSLMTLHSAKGLEFDNVFLPGWEEGLFPSQRTLDEQGRAGLEEERRLAHVGLTRARRRAKLYFATNRRIHGTWSTTIPSRFLDELPSANVEITESKGGGWGGSGGYGPSRFDNVESFGSSYSTPGWQRAQANRNRSQTGRSGQARGGFEESQSSFSGSRSDAFSSGGYSRNKRGPMVIEGELVAKSTGTVSEFSLDDRVFHQKFGYGHVVKIDGNKLTIAFEKAGEKKVVDSFVERV; this is encoded by the coding sequence ATGACCGAGCCGAGCAAACTGCCGCATCACGGCGTCCCCGAGCACCAGCCCGTGGCTGGCGGCATCGCCGCGCGTGCGCGGGCCGCGGCCGGCCCGCAATATCTCAACGGGCTCAATCCGGAACAGCGCGAAGCTGTTGAGACGCTCGATGGGCCGGTTCTGGTACTGGCCGGCGCCGGCACCGGGAAGACCCGCGTGCTGACCACGCGCATCGCTCACATCCTGAGCCAGGGCCGCGCGCGCCCGCATGAAATCCTCTCCGTGACCTTCACCAACAAGGCCGCGCGCGAGATGAAGCTGCGCCTCGGCCAGATGCTCGGCCAGGCCGTGGAGGGCATGCCGTGGCTCGGCACCTTCCACTCGATCGGCGGGCGCATCCTGCGCTTCCACGCCGAACTGGTGCAGCTCAAATCGAATTTCACCGTGCTTGATGTCGACGATCAGGTCCGCCTGCTCAAGCAGTTGCTGCAGGCCGAGAACATCGACGACAAGCGCTGGCCGGCGCGCATGCTGGCCGGGCTGATCGACGGCTGGAAGAACCGTGGCCTGACGCCTTCGCAGGTGCCATCAGGCGAAGCCGCGATGTTCGGCAACGGCAAGGGTGGCAAGCTCTACGCCACGTACCAGGAGCGGCTGAAGATTCTCAACGCTGCCGATTTCGGCGATCTGCTGTTGGAGAACATCCGGCTGTTCCGCGAAAACCCTGACGTGCTCAGGCAATACCAGAACCGCTTCAAGTTCATTCTGGTCGACGAATATCAGGACACCAACGTCGCGCAATATCTGTGGCTGCGGCTATTGTCGCAGGCGCCGTCGCGACCGGGCGTGCCGCTGTCGGCGATCATTCCGGGAGCCCTTGATTCCCCGGTCATTCCGGGGCGCGTCGAAGACGCGAACCCGGAATCTCGAGGTGAAGAGGACTCAACTCGAGATTCCGGGTCTGCGCTTTCAGCGCATCCCGGAATGACGACCGCTGCGGCCCCCACCTCACCCCCCAAAAACATCTGCTGCGTCGGCGACGATGACCAGTCGATCTATGGCTGGCGCGGCGCGGAAGTCGATAACATCCTGCGCTTCGAGCACGATTTTCCTGGCGCAAAAGTCATCCGGCTCGAACGCAATTACCGGTCCACCGGTCATATCCTCGCCGCCGCCTCGCATTTGATCGCGCACAATGAAGGCCGGCTCGGCAAGACGCTGCGTACCGAGGACGTCGACGGCGAGAAGGTTACGGTGACCGGCTCCTGGGACTCGGAAGAAGAAGCCCGCGCCATCGGCGAGGAGATCGAGGAATTGCAGCGCGCCGGCGACAACCTCAACGAGGTCGCGATCCTGGTGCGGGCCTCGTTCCAGATGCGCGAGTTCGAAGATCGTTTTGTCACCCTCGGCCTGCCCTATCGCGTGATCGGCGGCCCGCGGTTCTACGAGCGCGCCGAAATCCGCGACGCGCTGGCTTACCTGCGCGTGATCAATTCGCCCGCCGACGATCTCGCCTTCGAGCGCATCGTCAACGTCCCGAAGCGCGGGCTTGGCGACGCCACCGTGCAGTTGCTGCACGACCATGCCCGCAAGCGCCGCATCCCGCTGTTCGAGGCCGCCCGCGCCGTGGTCGAGACCGACGAATTGAAGCCGAAGGCGCGCGGGAGCTTGCGCGAGCTCATTCTGCAGTTCGACCGCTGGCGCGCCCAGCGCGAGGTCACCGCGCACACGGAGCTGGCCGAAATCGTGCTGGACGAGAGCGGCTATACCGAGATGTGGCAAAAGGACCGCTCGGCCGACGCGGCAGGCCGTCTGGACAATTTGAAGGAACTCGTGCGCTCGATGGAAGAGTTCGAGAACCTGCAGGGATTCCTCGAACACATCTCGCTGGTGATGGACCGCGACGGTGGTGCCGAAGACGAAGCGGTGTCGCTGATGACGCTGCATTCGGCCAAGGGCTTGGAGTTCGACAACGTCTTCCTGCCCGGCTGGGAGGAAGGCCTTTTTCCAAGCCAGCGCACGCTCGACGAACAGGGCCGCGCCGGTCTCGAAGAGGAACGTCGCCTCGCCCATGTCGGCCTGACGCGCGCGCGCCGCCGCGCCAAACTCTATTTCGCGACCAACCGGCGCATTCACGGCACGTGGTCAACCACGATCCCCTCTCGCTTCCTCGACGAACTGCCGTCGGCCAATGTCGAGATCACGGAATCGAAGGGCGGCGGCTGGGGCGGCAGCGGCGGCTACGGCCCCTCGCGCTTCGACAATGTCGAATCCTTCGGCTCCAGCTACTCCACGCCCGGCTGGCAGCGCGCGCAGGCCAACCGCAACCGCAGCCAGACAGGCCGCAGCGGGCAGGCGCGCGGCGGGTTTGAGGAAAGCCAGTCGTCATTTTCAGGCTCGCGCAGCGATGCCTTCTCAAGTGGCGGATACTCGCGCAACAAGCGCGGCCCGATGGTGATCGAAGGTGAGCTGGTCGCGAAATCGACTGGCACCGTCTCGGAATTCTCGCTTGACGATCGCGTATTCCACCAGAAGTTCGGTTACGGCCATGTGGTGAAGATCGACGGCAACAAGCTGACGATTGCGTTCGAGAAGGCCGGCGAGAAGAAGGTGGTCGATAGTTTCGTCGAGCGGGTATAG